The nucleotide sequence AGAAAAATTAAAATCTGAATACAAAGAAAAAATAAAAAAAATTATAGATTCTTATGAGGAATCAAAAACAATAAGCAATACTGGATTTTGGGCGGATTTTAGCTATTCAACCTTGGATAAACTTTTTAATATGATTGTTCCAGCAAATAAGAAAGAATTTCACTTAAAATTAGTAAGAGGGTTTAATATTATAAATCAAAGCGCGAATAACAAAATCTCGACAGATGGGATAGGAAACGGTTTTGAAATGGTAGATAATGCCATTAAAAAATATTTAGAAAAAAAATAAAAATGTTTAAAAAAATTTTCAACCTTAAAAGATTAAATTCTTTTTTTTCCGCGATTATAGTTTTTATCGTAATGGAAATTTTAGTTTTTAAACCAACATTAATTTGGCTGGCGAGCATATTTATTGTTGCGCTTATATTTTTTTCTGTTTGGAGAATCCTGCCTAAAAGCGTTTCAGCGAGAAAAGAATTAAATAATGAAAATGATATTTTAATTAAAACAATTAAAATTATCAAAATTTTTTTAATAGATAAAAACTATCTGTTTTTTATCGCGCCGTTATTTTTATTTTTAGGAAGTCTTTCTTTTCTTTTGTTTTTGAGAAATATTTTTTTCACGCATTTGTTAATTCTGTTTTTTACTTTTTTTTATTTTTTGTTTTTAGAGGTTTTATTTTTTTATTTTTATTCGCCTTCTTTTTTAAAAAATTCTGAAACAGAATTTTCTTCCCAAGAACAAAAAAATTATTTTGTTACAAATATTTTTACTGTTATTAATCTGCTATCTTTGTTTTTTATTTATTCCACTCTTTTTTCTTTATTATACCTTTTTAACTTTTCATTAACAAAAATTATTTTGCTGGTGATTTTTATTAGTTTTTTATCTAATTATTATCTATTTTTTATATATAAAATTCCGAATAAAATTTCACATTTTTATAATGTAGTTATAACTCTTGTTATAATAGAATTTTTTTGGGGCATTGCTTTTTTGCCAATAAATTTTTATATAAGCAGTCTAATTCTTATCAGTGTTTATTATGCTATTATAGGAATGACATATTTTCATTTTAAAAATGATTTAAATAAAATAAGAGTTTTTAGGCACTTGACAATAAGTTTATTAGTTATAATTTTATCTATGGCTACCGCCAAATGGGCTTAATTTATTTTATGTTTAAAAAAATTCAAAATTTATTTTTTGTGTTATTATTGACAGCTATTGGCTTTATATCTGGAATATTAGGATCATTGTATATTGAAAATAATTTATTACAGCTAAATGCATCTTATGATAAATACATTCAGGCAAGTGACGCGTATCAAAAAAATGAGCTAATATTTTTAAATGATAATAAAAACGATTTTTCAATGGATTATTTCGCAAAGAGTATAGTTGCGATTATTAAAACAAAAGAAAAAACTAATGATTTTTTGAATAATTTTTATTCAGAAGAAGATATTATAGGATATGGCTTTGTTTTAACTAATGACGGCTGGATTGTTGCTTCAGCCGATATGGATAAAGAAAAAAATAGTGATTTGGCTATTTTAAATGATAATCAAATTTTTTCTTTTCAAAAAAAAGCGCTTGATCCTTGCTCTGGAATTTTATTTTTAAAAGTTGAAACTAATGAAAAAAAATTAACAACAATAAAGTTAGGCAATTCAGATAAAATTAAACTTTTTGACAAAATAATAAGCATTGACCTGTTTAATAACGCGTTTGAAGAAAAAATAACTAATACAGGTAAAATTGAAAATTTTATTCAATCAAGTGAAAAATTAGAAAAAAGAATAATTATCAACAGAGTTGTTGATTCAGGATTGCCGTTTGTTAATCAATATGGAGAAATAATTGGAATTGTCAGCAAGACAGGCAAAAATTCATCAGAGCTAATTCCTGTTAATTATTTTAAAGACAAAATAAATAATATTTTGAAAACAGGGGAACTAAAAAGAATATTTTTAGGGGTAAATTATATTGATTTGTCTAGATCTTTTCAAAATAGCCAAATCAAATCTGAAATTAAACAACAAA is from Patescibacteria group bacterium and encodes:
- a CDS encoding PDZ domain-containing protein, with the translated sequence MFKKIQNLFFVLLLTAIGFISGILGSLYIENNLLQLNASYDKYIQASDAYQKNELIFLNDNKNDFSMDYFAKSIVAIIKTKEKTNDFLNNFYSEEDIIGYGFVLTNDGWIVASADMDKEKNSDLAILNDNQIFSFQKKALDPCSGILFLKVETNEKKLTTIKLGNSDKIKLFDKIISIDLFNNAFEEKITNTGKIENFIQSSEKLEKRIIINRVVDSGLPFVNQYGEIIGIVSKTGKNSSELIPVNYFKDKINNILKTGELKRIFLGVNYIDLSRSFQNSQIKSEIKQQKGALIYDLQKANAIKAKSPAEKAGLKYNDLILSIEDENLGINKSLNEIIQEYKVDSEVELEVLRKGKVEKVKVKLEEL